TTTGAGTACCTGCAAATATGCTTCCCACACTGACTTTTCTGCAGTAACAGTTTTTCTGTCGTTGTCCCACCCAAATCCACTACAAAATGGTCCAGTCAACATTTCATGAACCACTTGAAAATGAGTCTTCAAAGTCTTCATTCTAGACTCAATGTGTGGCTTAGCTTGTATATCACAAGCAGGCATTCGCTCCTTTAATTTCATCTCAAGAGCTCTAAGATGACCTGGCCTGAAATTTCCTTCAGCTTTAAACTTCCCTTCATTATTCAGTTCCATAAGTGCTTCAATCAAGTGTTTGTCTTCATCTTCGctccaaaatattttattttgtccTGGACCTCTTCCTTTTGAAGTCTCCATGCTGAAATAAGGTATCAAAATACTGTAAAACTAAAAACTAAAGCTGAAATATT
The genomic region above belongs to Humulus lupulus chromosome 1, drHumLupu1.1, whole genome shotgun sequence and contains:
- the LOC133782295 gene encoding uncharacterized protein At2g29880-like; the encoded protein is METSKGRGPGQNKIFWSEDEDKHLIEALMELNNEGKFKAEGNFRPGHLRALEMKLKERMPACDIQAKPHIESRMKTLKTHFQVVHEMLTGPFCSGFGWDNDRKTVTAEKSVWEAYLQSHKEAAPFKIKSFPWYDDLCMVFGKNRATGKNAETAADVVEELQTEEENTTLEEDDFNYANNVNEVPSMSISDATRGAQSHTQPDGSSKKKRKTT